The DNA sequence CCGACTCCTCAACCTGGCCCGTTTCTCCATCCTGGGCAGAGATTTGAATCGAGTTCGACGACAGTTGATTTTCTTGTCTATGAGCCTTGACCGTTTCCGGGAACTCAATGGATCTTGAATTTGTGGGACTTTGAGCATTTTGAAGCCCGGTTTCCACAGCTTGATTGAGCTTGAGGGTGATAAGGTACCAACTGAGAAGCTCTTTGTTGAAAACTGCAACCATTTTGAAATGATTGCGTGCTGTTTGGATTCTGGCTGTCTGTTTGTAGATAAAACTCTGGAAAGGGAATAAAATTCTTAACCTTTTAGCTTTACATTAAAGCTATGATGTTTTTGAATTGCGTCAATAGAGTAGTTTGTAAGGTAATCATTATGTAATGTGATGTTGAACTTGACCTAATCCACCAGGGCAGGCTGCCTGAGGCTGAGGCTGGACCCTTCTTGAAATTAACAGATCCCACACGTTTTATGCATTCAAGTTTATGAGTGTAAACACAATGATTTAggttatttcaaaatttttagcaTTAATTATCATTAGCCTGCTGTAACTGAGATGTCAATGGATTAATCTAatctattctttttgtttttcgaCAAGCAAATGTTTAATCTAATCTACAACGGAAACGGGCGTGAACTTTCATAACTctatactaaataatatacaatTGATGTGGCCTGAGTTCAGATTTAATGAGCTTGGCATGATAGGTACCATTTAGGACTTTGATTGtctgttcaaattttttattgcaaaataatgttatatttcgtataaatattttttaaaacatataattgaCGTAGATTTTGTAGAGGCAGAGATCCCAACTGTTTAATTGGTGGTGacaaatttgtgttttgatgcaGGGATTAAAAACATATGAATGATAATTTGCACATGCTACtatttattactatatatgtttgttatttttttcaaatgttgCAGGGTAAGAGAATGATTGAGGGCGTGTGGGGTTCATGTAATAGCTGGAAACCGAAATCTATCAAAATCTATATAAGCTAGTCATGCATGCATCATCCCTCCTACTAAATCCCCATTATCCACAAATCCCACGACAAAGATCAGAAATAAAGTCCCATACAACATGTGCAGACAATGACTCATTAAAATGTGCGACGTcgattttacattatttatttattttttagtaagtAGTATATATTGGAAAAGAGTCATGAAATTACAGTAAAATTTCAAACTGGCCACTGACAACATGTTGAGCAGTCCACTTGAGTACCTAagaatcataaaatttgaaagaaaagatGCAAAAATCTTAAACTTGTTTTTGAGCCCAAAACAAGATTTCGCCAAAGCCTAAACTAGTCTCTTGTTTGATTAATGCTTGTCTGAAAACCTAGGAAGCTAATTTTGGGACCCCTCGAAATTTGCAAACGAGTTATCGGAAAGGCCTGTTTCGTTCCACGTAATGAAGCTTCTGCTCCCAATCGATTTCCTCCCATTAATTCAAAACAATTTGGACAGAAAGCAAGATAGATCATATGCACACTTGAAGCAGAACTGTATGATTTCtatttgaaaacttttatGCATAAAACTTGGTAGAAAGTAAGTGCACATTCCACCAAGCAGTAAATATAACAGAACTAAGAGAAAACTCTAGTACAAAACGAGAAAACTAGTCAGCAAAAATGGAGGGAAAAGAATTGGATTAAGAAATACTTCATGGCACAAGAcagaaatttatatgtatttatcaACTGCTATTGTATATGTAACATATGCCTTCCAGTACTCATGAAGAAAGATGAGAAGTCCTGTCTTCATGGCTCTGAGCTTGTGACGCGGAAGGTTTGCCCATAACCACGATGAGTAATTCACAGAGTGGTACAAAATCTGAGATATTACTGATGAAAAAGTTTCTAATTATCTCCAGGATTCCTTGTAGAAAGACGGTCATCTAACACTTTTGCACTGTGCTTCCTCTTGCTACGGGAGCTGCGTTTTCTTCTTGACCCGCTCTTGGTTGGGCGCTTCTCCGTGCTCTCAGGAATAGTGACCACCTTTTCAGCAGAAGACGGGAGTTCAGGAGGAACATCTGGCCATGGAGTGCGTTTTGCCGGGACAGTGATATCTAATGGAGGATCAATTATCCATCTGTGTGGGGAAAAGAAATGTATTTAGCGAAGCTGATTATGCTCATGAACATGTGTATACAGTGTATAGGTACTGTTGCTCATAACCAAGTAGCACATTTAAAAATGATACTGTTGCTCATAAGATTAAAGACAACATGGGCTGGCTCAGATCCCACCTATCTTCCTTTAAACACCAGAACAGACCAAAGATGTCGATTTCACAGCCCTAGAAGTGTGCCACAGATGAAGTCTTACTATTCTGCTTGAGTGAAGTTTTACAAGTCATCGCATGAATTAAACTCAATGAATGTAACTATGAATGTAGTCAtttcttctaaaatatataactggTGAAAAATTTACGAAGCTGACAAAGTCCACAGTCGACTTTATAGGGAGGTCAAAATGGTAACCCAAATAACTcagcaaaaattataaaattatctgGCATCTCAATTCCTAGATTTCAGGAACCAGCCTCCAGAAAATTTGTCCGGTCAACATAAACTAGCACAAATAATTCGTCAATAAAAGGGAGCTTCATTGGCTTAACAGCTTCAACACAAGGCATATGGACTTCCAAATATTACAGCACTTCTCTGGTTAAGTCCAACTGATCCTTGCTTCCAGTTAAACATCAAAGAAAGGAACAGCCTGATACTAGCAGATCTAAAAGTTACTGCCTATCTCGAAACAACATTATGTATTCTGTCAATTTTCACGACAGAACAACAATTGCTTCATCAGTCCACAAAGGAGATGCTTAATATAAAATGTCTGATCTTCATAAATGGCTTATAACACCAGAGATTATGCATCATGAGGAAAAATCACAAGCAGTAATGTTTAAGATTCAGCTttcgaaaaaataaaacaacaaaacaagCATTACCCAGGCAAATGAAATACATTATAAGGATTAGGTTTGTAAAGTGCCACAACATTTGAGATTCTGAAAGTAAATCACAGACGACTAACCTAGCAGGGAATTTGCTGTCAGCCCTTGCCTCTACACGTAGCCACCATAACAAAACTTTGCGTCCACAGCTACCAAGAGGCTCTACTACTGAAGTATCCTTTAACAAGGACAATGGACTTTCAACATCTTCCCCATCCCTATCAACATCTTCCCATTCCTTAACCCAAACTGGCTTCTCCAGTTTGTCCTCCCACACCAATCTTGAATTCAATACAAACCCAGCCCACTCCAGCTGCCTTGGCAGCACAACTGCCCTATCACCAATATACCTTGCACTCCTCTCCAAATACGGCAACGTATTGAAGGTGTGCCACCCCACCAAATGGTTCGAAGAATTACAAGCCGGACCTTGCACAGGCACCTCTGATTTCTTTTCATCTGTTTCATTATTATCTCTTTGGACCATCGATAATTCTCCTTCTTCAGAACCACCCGAATGTGCAAGAATTCCAACCGAAACTGCACCTACCCATTTCACATTCTGGATCTCATCAAACAACTCCAAAGTATGCATGTTGCTATCATCTGCAAACATCACAATCCCATCTAACCTCTGTTCTCTAACTATTCTGCAATTCAAACACCATGAAACATAAAAATTCTGTACTACTAACATCTTACTGTAAGAACTTTTACCCAAACTAATTCAgcattaaaacaaaatcaatgatATATGGTTGGAAAACATATCAAGATACCTCAAAGCATGCAGTCTCATTCTTGATTCTAGTTTATGTCTGTCCTCCCACA is a window from the Sesamum indicum cultivar Zhongzhi No. 13 linkage group LG15, S_indicum_v1.0, whole genome shotgun sequence genome containing:
- the LOC105177593 gene encoding probable beta-1,4-xylosyltransferase IRX14 is translated as MKQLTALQQQGRRSNSFRNASSPLDATVDGAIKSPATIFWLVLHGLCCLISLVLGFRFSRLVFFLLFSTSSSPSATTIYSALQTTLPSSGVTSTPERNVSAGTGGSRVVVGRHGILIRPWPHPDPEEVMKAHRIIETVQTEQRSLYGVKNPRTVIAITPTYVRTFQTLHLTGVMHSLMNAPYDLIWIVVEAGGATNETASLIAKSGLRTIHIGFNGKMPVLWEDRHKLESRMRLHALRIVREQRLDGIVMFADDSNMHTLELFDEIQNVKWVGAVSVGILAHSGGSEEGELSMVQRDNNETDEKKSEVPVQGPACNSSNHLVGWHTFNTLPYLERSARYIGDRAVVLPRQLEWAGFVLNSRLVWEDKLEKPVWVKEWEDVDRDGEDVESPLSLLKDTSVVEPLGSCGRKVLLWWLRVEARADSKFPARWIIDPPLDITVPAKRTPWPDVPPELPSSAEKVVTIPESTEKRPTKSGSRRKRSSRSKRKHSAKVLDDRLSTRNPGDN